Part of the Gemmatimonas sp. genome is shown below.
GTAGCCCGCTTCGGCCAGCGTGGCAGCGGCCACGGCGCCGCCGGCCCCGGTGCCGATGACCACCACGTCAGCGCGACGGGACAGATCGGTGGTGAGGGACGCGCCTCGGTGTACCCCGGCTGGCAGCGGCTCGGGGGGAAGCGCGCCGGGCAGGATCACGGGCCCTCTGGCTACCGGCTCAGCGGGCGTAATGCGGGGGCCGTCGGGGAGCGGCCCCTCGAAGGGCCGGAACTGCTGCCGTGCTTGGAACGGCCCGTCGTAGCCAACGGCGCCCGCCACCTCCGGCTGCGCGTAGTGCACGGTGAGCACCAGCCGGCGTATCGCCTGCCAGGCGGAGCGGATCGGCGGCAGCGCGCTCTCCGTCCAGGCCAGGCAGCAGCGACGCTGCTGGGTGGCCGTGAGTTGCGCGAAGGGGCGTGGTGGGCACCCGGCCAGGAGGGTGGCCGTCCCGGAGCCCAGCAGGTCGAGGGCGGTGCCCATGAGGGCACGCCGGTGCAGCGGCAGCGTGTGCAGCCGTGCGCTGCACCGGGCGAGGAACTCCGCCCGGGATTCGTGCCCTGCCGGCGCCCCCTCCAGAATGCAGTCGGCGAGCGCGCCAAGGGTCTCCTGCTGGAAGGGGGTATGGGGCATGCCTGAGGCTACGCGACTCCCCCCTCACCGGCAACCAACGATCAGCCGTGGAGCGTGAACTCGCGTACGGTGTCGTCGTGCGTCAGCACCCAGATGGAGTAGGCGCCAAAGGCGGTCCCCCACGGCCATTTGAAGAGACGGAAGGCCGACACGACCAGGATGACATAGCGCGCCCAGTTCTGGTGGTTGAGCAGCGCAAAGCCGGCGATGAGGCCGAAGAGGCTGACGAGGCCGATCATACTGGCGGCGATCACGCCCCCCACCGTCCCCACGATCATGACGATGGGATTGAGCGTGGCCATGGAGCCGAAGATGCTGCCGAAGAGCGTGCCCAACGCGGCCAACATGCCCAGCGCGCTGTAGAGCAGGTTGACCAGCGCGACGACCTTGATGTGTGTGCGCACCAACGACTCCGTAGGATGAGGACCGTGGACACTACGGCGGCGTGGCGAGCGCGTTTCAGCGGCGCCGGCGCCGCGCGTCCACGAGACTCACGAGGGCGACCCCTCCCACGATGATCGACATGGCCACGAACGCGGTGGCGGGGAGTCGTTCGCCACCCAGGGCCACACCCAGCAGCACGGCGACCAGCGGATTCACGTACGCATACGTGCCCACGGCCGTGGGGCTGGCCACCTTGAGGAGCCACATATACGTGGAAAACCCAATGAGTGAGCCGAAGATGATCAGATAAAGTAGCGATGCTGCCGAGAGTAACGTGACATTGGAGGGATGCAGCCTCGCCCAGTCTCCCGTCAACGCCGCCAGCACACTGAGTAGCACGCCGCCCGTGAGCATCTGCATGGCGATGGCGAGGGCCGCCGGCTTCGCCTGCTGCGACGCGCGTGAATACAGCGAGCCAACGGTCCAGCTGAGCGACCCGAGCGTAAGCACGACCGCGCCCACCGGGTCCACCACGGGGCTCCGTCCCCCGGCGCCGGCGCGGGCCGACGGCAGCACCAGCAGCGCCACCCCCACCAGCCCCACCACGACGCCCACCAGCTGCATGACCCGGGGACGCTTTCCCTGGTACGCCTCGCACAGCACCAGCCAAAGCGGCACGGTGGCCACCAGCACGGAGGCGATACCGGAGCTCACCCGCTGACTCGCCCAGCTGACGGCGCCGTTCCCCACGAAGAGCAGCAATGCGCCCACGATGGCCGAGTCGCGCCATTCGGCGCGGGACGGCGCCGCGGCACCGCGCCAGCGCATGAACCCATACAGAGCCCCGCCGGCGAGCAGAAAACGCATTGCCCCGAGGGCAAAGGGAGGGATCGTCTGCACGCCCCACTTGATGGCCAGGTAGGTCGACCCCCACACCACATAGATGATGAAGAAGCCACAAACGAGCTTCCATCGCGGCACTACAAGATCAGTAGAATGATCCGAGGCCACCGGTTGCGCCGGCACCGGTGGCGGCGTGGCAGAGGAACGCGACTCAGGCACGCGGCGTCATGACGAGGGGGACGCCGGAGCCGGGCGCAGGGCGCGCAGCGCGGCATCACCGGCAGCCAGCCCGCCGATGAGGATGTAGAGATAGAAGGTGTAGAAGCGCCACCAGAGCAGGGCGGCGGCGAAGATCCCGGCCGGAATGGCGGTGGAGAGCGTGGCGGCAAAGGCTCCCTCGATGAAGCCGCCGCCACCCGGCGCCGGCACGACCACGCCACCGTAGAAGAGCGCCAGCGGCCAGAGCACGAGGGGCGCCAGGGTGTCCATGGTGCGCGGGAAGGTGGGATCGCCCAGGAACACCAGGATGGGGAGCGTGGCCACCTTGCACAGCACGTGCAGCACCGACCCCCCGAAGGCGAGCAGCATGAGCCCCATCTTGGCGCTGCGCAGCGACGCCACCGCCTCGCGCAGGGAGCGCAGCGTGCGCTGCACCGCTCGCCAGCGCGGTGCCTTCAGCCCCAGCGAACGCGCCCACGCTGGCGGCGGCCCGTTGGCGTTGCGGCGGGAGAGCAGCCACCCCGTCGTACCGGAGCCCAGCACCACGGTGCTGTAGCCACCCACCAGGGCCAGCAGCCCGCCGGTGCTGGCGCCGCGTCCGGCAAAGAGCACCGCCAGGACACTACAGACCAGCACCAATGACCACATTTCGAGGAAGAGCTCGAGAAAGAGCACCAGCACCCGCTGCGCGGCGCCTGTGCCGCTCTCCGCCAGCACCAGAAAGCGGGCCGGTTCTGCCCCCGAGCGGGCCGGCGTAATGGCCGCGGCAAAGTCGCCCGCCAGACAAACCCGCAACGCCGTGCCGAACGCAAGGGGAATGCGGCAGGCGCGGGCCGACGCCTGAATCTTGAAGGCGCGGGTGGCGATCTCGGCGGTCACGGTGGCCAGCGCCGCCACGTGCACCGGCCAGGCCAGCCACGGCATGCCGCCGGCGGGCCAATGCGGCGCCACGACCCATGCGGAGATCCCCAGCATGAGCCCGAACGACAGCAGGGTGACCAGCCAACGTTTCCACGACATGGCGCGCAAGATAGTGGAAACCCGTGTTCCTCTGGCGAGGTCCCTGTTTCGGCTGTCGATTCCCACGTCGGCCTGCTGCCGCGGGGCACCCGCCCCCCATACTCCCACCCGTGTCGAGGTGCTGCGTGAGCTCCGAGTCTCCTTCCGGCCCGTTTTCCCGCGCCCTGTCGCGGCGCCAGTGGCTCCGCACCACCGGTCTTGGCGTTGGCGCCAGCGTCGCCCTGCCCGGTCTGCTCCCCGCCGCGGAGATGTCGCGGGTGCTGGGGGGCGGGCTGCCCTACTCGGCGCTGCTCACGCAAATGGAACGTGACGTGACCACGGCGCGCCGGGCCGCCGGGCCCATTCGCCTCAACTTCAACGAGAACCCGTTCGGCATGTCGCCGAAGGCCAAGGATGCCCTCATGGGCAACTGGGGGCAGCACACCTGGTACATGCCGCCCGTACGCGACGAACTCACGGCCACGTTTGCGAAGCATGTGGGCGTGCCGGTCGATCACGTGCTCGTAACGCAGGGCTCGAGCGAGGTGCTGTCCATTCTTGCACTCGCCTACAACATGCACGGCGGCGAGATCGTGGCGCCGTGGCCCACCTTCGAAGACCTGCCGCGCTGGGGCGACACGCTGGGCGCCACGGTGCACAAGGTACCGCTCGATCATCGCCTCGATCACGACCTGTACCAGATGGACGCGAAGATCAACGGCAACACGAAGCTCGTGTTCGTGTGCAACCCGAATAATCCCACGTCCAACCTCGGCGATGATCAGGCGCTGCGCGACTTCGTGTCGAACGCCGCGAAGCGTTCCACGGTCATCGTGGATGAAGCCTACTACGACTTCGTCACGCAGCCGGGGTACAAGAGCATGACCGATCTCGTGCTCAAGGGCGAACCCATCATCGTGTCACGCACCGCAAGCAAGATTCACGGACTGGCGGGGCTTCGCATCGGCTTTGCCATCGCACGACCGGACATCATCAAGAAGCTCTCCCAGTACGTGAGCGGCGATCCGAACGTGTTCGGCCTTACCGCCGCCAACGCGTCGATCATGGACACCGAGTATCAGGCGTTCGTGAAGGCGAAGAACGCCGAAGGGCGCACGATGCTGATCGACGCCGTCACGAAGCTGGGCAAGAAGGTCGCGCCGTCGCAGACCAATTTCGTGTTCTTCCAGACGGGCAAGCCGGTGGAGCAGTCGCAGCAGTACTTCGCCGCGAAGGGCTTCACCATCGGCCGGGCCTTCCCGCCGTACACCGACTGGTGTCGTGTCTCCATCGGGACGCCGGCGGAGATGCAGCAGTTCGTCGCGGTGTTGCCGGGGGCGTTCGCCTGATCACGTCCCCCGGGGCTTGGCCCGACGCGTCGCCTCGGCGGTGAGCGGGTCGTCGGGCCAGGGGTGTCGCGGATAGCGCCCGCGCATCTCCTTGCGCACCTCGAAGTAGCTGGACGTCCAGAAGCCGGCGAGATCACGCGTCACCTGTACCGGGCGCTGTGCCGGCGAGAGCAGGTGCAGCGTGACCGGCACCCGTCCGTCGAAGAGCATGGGCGTGGTGGTCCAGCCGAACACCTCCTGCAGCTTCACCGCCAGCACGGGTGCCATGGGATCGCTGTAGTCGAGCGCAATGCGCGAGCCGCTCGGCACGTCGAGATGGGTGGGCGCGAGGCGATCGAGTGCCGCGCGCTGGTGCCATGGCACCAGCCCCGCGAGCGCCTCGTGCCAGTCGATCTGCTCGAGATGTGCCCAGGTGCGCGCACCGTCGAGGAAGGGACCCAGCCACTCGCCACGTGAGGACACCAGTGCGGCGTCGCTCACATCGGGCCACGCGGCATCGTGCGCATGCGCGAAGGCCAGCCGCTCGCGCAGCCGCTGTGCGCGCTCGCGCCACGGCCACGCACTCACCCCCACGCGGGCGAGCTGCTCCAGCAGTGTACTGCGCACCGCTTCGGCGTCCGGCTCGCGCTGCGGCTTCTCCTCGAGGGTGATGGCGCCCAACATGCTGCGCTCCACGGCCTTCACACTGCGCGAACGCTCGTCCCACACCACCACGGATTCCCGCGCGATCTGTTCGCCGAAATCGTCACGGATCTCGTCGAGCGTGAGCGGCGCGGCGCGCGCAATCCGATATTCCGGCGGCTGTCCCTCCAGCTCGGCCACGGCGAGGTACGGCGCATCGTGCAGGCTGTCGCCCTTGCGCAGCACGGCCCCACTGCCATTGCGCAGCAGATACCGCGGTTCGGCACCCGCACGGCGCTGCGCCACACGATCGGGAAACGCCAGTGCCAGCAGCGCCCCCGTTTCGGCATCGTCCCATGGTTGCAGCCGTGCGCCGCCGTCGATGCGTCGCACCAGGTCGTCAGCGCCCTCCTTCACGCGCCGCACCGCGTCGCGATCGGCGCGGGCGCCGTACATGGACAGCGCGCCACCATCACCACCGCGCTGCAACAGCTCGGTGCGGAGCCGCAGGTCGGCCGGTGCGCCGCCAACACCCTCGCCGCGCACCACGTCCCGCTCCTCCAGCAGCGCGGCGATCGCGGCGCCCAGCGGCAGCTGCCCGCGCGTCTGCGCGTGCAGCACCAGATGCGCGAGTCGTGGCTGCAGCGGCAGCGCCGCCATGCGCTTGCCGTGCGGAGTGATGCGCCCCTGCGCATCGAGTGCCCCAAGCTGTGCAAGGAGCTGCCGCGCCTGCAGGAAGGGGCCAGGGCGGGGCACGTCGAGCCAGCGCAGCTGCGCCGGATCGGCAATGCCGGCATCGGCGAGCTCCAGCGCCAGGCTCGACAGATCGGCATCGATGATCTCCGGGCGCGATGCGGCGAGAAAGCCGTGTTCTTCGTGCACATCCCACAGCCGGTAGCACACGCCCGGTGCCGTACGCCCGGCGCGCCCGCGCCGCTGGTCGGCCGAGGCACGGCTCACGCGCACGGTGTGCAACCGCGTCAGCCCAGCCACCGCATCGTAGCGGGGAATGCGCGACCAGCCGGCGTCGACCACCACGCGCACCCCTTCCACAGTGAGGCTCGTTTCGGCCACGCTCGTGCTGAGCACCACTTTGCGCCGTCCAGCCGGCGCCGGCGCGAGCGCCGCCTCCTGCTCATCCAACGGCATGCTGCCGTGCAACACGTAGACATCCACCGTGGGCGGTACGCTCCCCGTGAGCCGCTCCGCCGTACGGCGCTGCTCACCCATGCCGGGCAGAAACACCAGCACGTCGCCCTCGCACTCGGCGAGGGCATCACGCACGACGCGACTCGTTGCGGCTTCCATGCGCTCGTCGCTGCGTGGGGCGCGATGATGCGTGGTAATCGGAAACATGCGACCGCTGCTGCGTACGACCGGTGCCGGTCCCCGTGCGTCGGCAATGAGCTGCGCCACGGCCTCGCCGTCGAGAGTGGCCGACATCACCAGCACCCGCAGATCGTCGCGCACCTGTTGCGTCTCCAGCACCAGCGCGAGGCCAAGGTCGGCGTGCAGCGAACGTTCGTGGAACTCGTCGAAGAGCACGGCGGCGTAGCCGTCGAGCGTGGCGTCGGCCGACAGCATTCGCGCCAGCACCCCTTCGGTGACGACCTCGATGCGCGTGTGTTTCGAGACCCGTGTGTCACCGCGCACGCGGTACCCGACGGTCCCTCCAACGGACTCGCCGAGCTGCCGCGCCAGGTAGTGCGCGGCGGCGCGTGCGGCAAGGCGACGCGGTTCGAGCATCACCAGGCGCCGACCGGCCATCCACGGTTCGGGAAGCAAGGCCAACGGCACGCGCGTGGTCTTGCCAGCCCCCGGAGGGGCTTCGAGCACGGCTACGCCGCGAGACTGTAGCGCGGCGGAGAGTGCGTCGAGCACGTCCTCGATGGGCAGCCGTGTGGGCAACGGCGGAGGCAAGCGAAAAGACCTCAGGTGGAAGAACGCCGGGACATGATCAGCGGCGTCGTCCCGCGCGCCCATCGAGCTGCGGTGCCAACCACTCCTGCGCGCGCTGCAGCACCTCGTCGGTCCCGGTGCGGAAGCTGCGCAGCGTGAGCCGAGCATCCACCATCGGGGCAATGCCCACGCGCTGCCACTGCGAGCCATCGGTGCGGCGCAGTTCGGCCGCGGGCACTCCCAACACGAGACCGCCAGGGAGCGGCACGTCCACGGCCTCGGCGGGGGATCCGCCCGTCGCACTCCCCACGAACGTGATCTCCGTCGTGGCCTCCAGGGCGAGCGCCAGGCGCTCCATGGCCCCGGCCGTCCGTTCGTCCACGAGCGCGACGAGCCGGCCACGGTACTGTCCGGTCGAATCGCCACGCGACACGCGCGAGCGCACCTCCCGCTCGTCCGGGCACTGGGCCGCCTGATCGCGCAGCGACTCGGCCAGGCAGGGAACCGACTGATACCGGTGCAGTTCACGCGCCACCACCGCGACCGGACGCGTGCGGACCGCGCGCAGCACGACGGCGGCCACCATACTGCTGTCGGCGAGCGTCCCGCGCAGGTCCAGCACCCAGGCGCGCGCACGGCGGTGCCGGTCGAGTTCCCCCTGCACCGTCTGATCGGTGAGGCGATTCACATCGAGATAGGCAACACCGCCGCTCAGCGCAATCGAAGCCGGCTGCCACGGCCGCTCCACCTGCGGGAGCAGCGCCATCGTTTCGACCCGGCGCGGCACCGCCAGCTGCCGCTCCCGCCCCGTGACGTCGCGCAACCGCACCAGCGATGCGCCCACGGCGCCGCGCGGCAGCAGCGTCATGAGGAGATGCTGGCGTGACCAGTCGTTGGGGGCGCTTACCGCCCGCCGACGCTCCTGGAGCCAGGCGGGAAGGGGAAAGCCGTCCACCGCCGTGAGTTCCTGCCCCACGCGAATGTCGAGCGCCCGCGCGTCGTCGGTGCTGACCACGTCGGTCACGACGGCCCGTCCATCCGCCCAGCGTACGCGAAAGGGCAAGGTGGCCACGCCGCGCACGCTGTCCACGGTCGCCCCGCGCAGCGTGACCTGCGCATCATCGAAGGCACTCACGAACGAGAGCAGCGCCGCGGCGTACTCGGTCGCGTAGCGCGCCGACTCGAGCCGCGGCAGGGCGCGCTCGAACACCGCATCGATATCGTCGTCGTACAGGTCACGATGCGCATGCCGTGCGCGCATGGCACTCCACACCCGCGCGCCGGCCAGCACGCGCGACCCCATGAACGGGTAGGGGTCGCTGTCGTAATAGCCGGGCAACACCGCACGCGGCCGCACGCGTGCCAACCGGGAGGCACGCACGAAGCGCCCGCTGCGCAGCATGCCGAGGGCCACGCGCAGTGCAGGAGCGCTGTCGGCAGGCGCGGCGGCGCGCGACACCACGGTATCGGCCACCAGACCACCACTGCCGTCGGCGTGGAGCAACTCGCCGGTGCGGAGGCGCACCATCAGACCGGCGCCTATGGGCACGCGCACGCTGGGGGCCAGCGCGTCGTCGCGCACTCCCTGCTCCGCCACGAGCGTTGCCCGCCCCGTGGCGAGCAGTCCCAGCACGGCGCGCGGCATGACCGTGTGCTCGTTGGCGAGCACCACGACGCGGCGCGGCGCCGCATCGACCGGGCTGATCAGCGCCCCATCACGCCCGAGCCACGAATCGTCAAAGGACCATCGACCGGCGTCTTCGCGAGCGCCACCCACCCGGCGCACCCGCAGGCCGCTCATCGTGAACGGCACCGATGCCAGACGCTCGGCGAGCTGCGTGCGCGCCACGAACGCCTCCACGCTGTCGGCGTCTGCGCCCGGCGCGCTCGCCCGCAAGTCGAGCACCACGCGCGATGGCACGCTGGCCAGCGCCTGCCGCACCCCCACCGCCGCACTTTCCTCGTAGCGCCACGCCGAGGGCAGCTGCAGCACGAGGATGCTGTCGCGCGTGCGCTCGGCGTTCGCCACGGTGACCACCGGGCCGGGGGCGGTGGGCACGTCGGCACTGTCACGTTCCACGCGCGTCAGCGGATCGCCAAGCGCCGCCAGAAAGCGGGTATAGGCCAGCGCCAGCTGGTCGGCATCGGTGGCGCGGCCCACGAGTGTGACGGCGCGGATGAACGCCGAGTCGAGCGGCGCCCCACGCACCGCCACCGCCGGGTGATGCAGCGACGCCAGGTGCCACACGAAGGCCAGACGCAGCAGCCGCGCCCCTCCTGCCGAATCAGAAGCGGCAGCGACCGGCTCGGGATCGTCGGGGGCCGGCGGCAGCGCGGCGCCGGCGGCCAGGGGATCGACGTCGCGCAGGGTGGTGCCTGCCGGGACCGGAGCAGGTTGCACCGGAACGCAGGCGAGCAGGCCCCCTGCGGTGGTCGCCGCCAGAACCGCAGCGGCAACGGCGCGACGGGTACCCGAAAGGAGCGGGGAACGCGTCATATTTCGCGGCATGGTGACGGCATATCCGGAAGATAGCCGTCGAAATCCCCCGTTCCGAGTGCGCCTGCGCATGACTGCACCCACGGCCGACCATCACGACGTCACCACACGCCTGTACTACGACGATGCGCGGCTTGCGCGATTCAGCGCGACCGTCACCGCCGTGGCTGCGGAGGGAACGGTGGTGTACCTCGACCGCACGGCCTTCTACCCGACCTCCGGGGGACAACCGCACGACGTGGGGACGCTGGCCGACGTGGCCGTCGTGGATGTCATCGACGAGGAGACGCGCGTGGCGCACCGCCTGGCGCAGCCGTTGGG
Proteins encoded:
- the yedA gene encoding drug/metabolite exporter YedA: MPRWKLVCGFFIIYVVWGSTYLAIKWGVQTIPPFALGAMRFLLAGGALYGFMRWRGAAAPSRAEWRDSAIVGALLLFVGNGAVSWASQRVSSGIASVLVATVPLWLVLCEAYQGKRPRVMQLVGVVVGLVGVALLVLPSARAGAGGRSPVVDPVGAVVLTLGSLSWTVGSLYSRASQQAKPAALAIAMQMLTGGVLLSVLAALTGDWARLHPSNVTLLSAASLLYLIIFGSLIGFSTYMWLLKVASPTAVGTYAYVNPLVAVLLGVALGGERLPATAFVAMSIIVGGVALVSLVDARRRRR
- a CDS encoding lysylphosphatidylglycerol synthase domain-containing protein, whose amino-acid sequence is MSWKRWLVTLLSFGLMLGISAWVVAPHWPAGGMPWLAWPVHVAALATVTAEIATRAFKIQASARACRIPLAFGTALRVCLAGDFAAAITPARSGAEPARFLVLAESGTGAAQRVLVLFLELFLEMWSLVLVCSVLAVLFAGRGASTGGLLALVGGYSTVVLGSGTTGWLLSRRNANGPPPAWARSLGLKAPRWRAVQRTLRSLREAVASLRSAKMGLMLLAFGGSVLHVLCKVATLPILVFLGDPTFPRTMDTLAPLVLWPLALFYGGVVVPAPGGGGFIEGAFAATLSTAIPAGIFAAALLWWRFYTFYLYILIGGLAAGDAALRALRPAPASPSS
- a CDS encoding histidinol-phosphate transaminase, encoding MSSESPSGPFSRALSRRQWLRTTGLGVGASVALPGLLPAAEMSRVLGGGLPYSALLTQMERDVTTARRAAGPIRLNFNENPFGMSPKAKDALMGNWGQHTWYMPPVRDELTATFAKHVGVPVDHVLVTQGSSEVLSILALAYNMHGGEIVAPWPTFEDLPRWGDTLGATVHKVPLDHRLDHDLYQMDAKINGNTKLVFVCNPNNPTSNLGDDQALRDFVSNAAKRSTVIVDEAYYDFVTQPGYKSMTDLVLKGEPIIVSRTASKIHGLAGLRIGFAIARPDIIKKLSQYVSGDPNVFGLTAANASIMDTEYQAFVKAKNAEGRTMLIDAVTKLGKKVAPSQTNFVFFQTGKPVEQSQQYFAAKGFTIGRAFPPYTDWCRVSIGTPAEMQQFVAVLPGAFA
- the hrpB gene encoding ATP-dependent helicase HrpB, with the protein product MPPPLPTRLPIEDVLDALSAALQSRGVAVLEAPPGAGKTTRVPLALLPEPWMAGRRLVMLEPRRLAARAAAHYLARQLGESVGGTVGYRVRGDTRVSKHTRIEVVTEGVLARMLSADATLDGYAAVLFDEFHERSLHADLGLALVLETQQVRDDLRVLVMSATLDGEAVAQLIADARGPAPVVRSSGRMFPITTHHRAPRSDERMEAATSRVVRDALAECEGDVLVFLPGMGEQRRTAERLTGSVPPTVDVYVLHGSMPLDEQEAALAPAPAGRRKVVLSTSVAETSLTVEGVRVVVDAGWSRIPRYDAVAGLTRLHTVRVSRASADQRRGRAGRTAPGVCYRLWDVHEEHGFLAASRPEIIDADLSSLALELADAGIADPAQLRWLDVPRPGPFLQARQLLAQLGALDAQGRITPHGKRMAALPLQPRLAHLVLHAQTRGQLPLGAAIAALLEERDVVRGEGVGGAPADLRLRTELLQRGGDGGALSMYGARADRDAVRRVKEGADDLVRRIDGGARLQPWDDAETGALLALAFPDRVAQRRAGAEPRYLLRNGSGAVLRKGDSLHDAPYLAVAELEGQPPEYRIARAAPLTLDEIRDDFGEQIARESVVVWDERSRSVKAVERSMLGAITLEEKPQREPDAEAVRSTLLEQLARVGVSAWPWRERAQRLRERLAFAHAHDAAWPDVSDAALVSSRGEWLGPFLDGARTWAHLEQIDWHEALAGLVPWHQRAALDRLAPTHLDVPSGSRIALDYSDPMAPVLAVKLQEVFGWTTTPMLFDGRVPVTLHLLSPAQRPVQVTRDLAGFWTSSYFEVRKEMRGRYPRHPWPDDPLTAEATRRAKPRGT
- a CDS encoding S41 family peptidase, which codes for MTRSPLLSGTRRAVAAAVLAATTAGGLLACVPVQPAPVPAGTTLRDVDPLAAGAALPPAPDDPEPVAAASDSAGGARLLRLAFVWHLASLHHPAVAVRGAPLDSAFIRAVTLVGRATDADQLALAYTRFLAALGDPLTRVERDSADVPTAPGPVVTVANAERTRDSILVLQLPSAWRYEESAAVGVRQALASVPSRVVLDLRASAPGADADSVEAFVARTQLAERLASVPFTMSGLRVRRVGGAREDAGRWSFDDSWLGRDGALISPVDAAPRRVVVLANEHTVMPRAVLGLLATGRATLVAEQGVRDDALAPSVRVPIGAGLMVRLRTGELLHADGSGGLVADTVVSRAAAPADSAPALRVALGMLRSGRFVRASRLARVRPRAVLPGYYDSDPYPFMGSRVLAGARVWSAMRARHAHRDLYDDDIDAVFERALPRLESARYATEYAAALLSFVSAFDDAQVTLRGATVDSVRGVATLPFRVRWADGRAVVTDVVSTDDARALDIRVGQELTAVDGFPLPAWLQERRRAVSAPNDWSRQHLLMTLLPRGAVGASLVRLRDVTGRERQLAVPRRVETMALLPQVERPWQPASIALSGGVAYLDVNRLTDQTVQGELDRHRRARAWVLDLRGTLADSSMVAAVVLRAVRTRPVAVVARELHRYQSVPCLAESLRDQAAQCPDEREVRSRVSRGDSTGQYRGRLVALVDERTAGAMERLALALEATTEITFVGSATGGSPAEAVDVPLPGGLVLGVPAAELRRTDGSQWQRVGIAPMVDARLTLRSFRTGTDEVLQRAQEWLAPQLDGRAGRRR